DNA sequence from the Terriglobales bacterium genome:
GTGAAAATTCGGGTCCTCATAGTGGATGACTACGAGCCGTGGCGCCGTTATCTGTCGACCGCGCTTGCTACCCAGCCAGGATTGGAAATTGTGGGCGAAGCGGCGGATGGACTAGCAGCAGTTCAAAAAGCGGAAGAATTGCAACCGCACTTGATTTTGCTGGACTTGGTACTACCGGAGCTGAATGGAATTGAGGCCGCCCGCAGAATCAGACAGCTTTCCCAGAATTCCAAAATCCTCTTTGTAAGCATGGAACGAAATCCTGAGGTTGTACTGGGAGCCTTGGCTACGGGCGCGCCCGGTTATCTTGTTAAGTCTGATGCCGGAGGCCAACTCTTCCTCGCAATCAAGACCGTTCTGGAAGACAAGCGATTTGTCAGTAACAGCGTGAATTTGTGAAAGAGCGGATCCAACCTTGAATAGGGGGCCCCGTCCTTCTCTTGATCCGGTGTTTTGTTTAGACATGTCCCATTTACGGAACTGTGTGAATCGTGGAAAGCGAATCTCCATCCTTTTCGTAATCCCACGCTGTGCTGTCCCCTTTTGGTCACATTCGTAACCGTGAGTCTTCGTTTAGACTTTTACTCCCATGAAACCCATCAAATCTGCGGCTCGCGTGCCGTTCCCAAATGTACGATCTCGCGACTGACATTTCTGAATTGCGTAATTTTCTCAAAATCGCCCAGTTCAGGAGCCTGTCGGAGATAGATTTTTGCGAACGAAGAATCAACAACAATAATCGAATCTCTGTAAGTTATTGATTCCTGGCTCAGGAATCGTTGTCTCCGACAGG
Encoded proteins:
- a CDS encoding response regulator transcription factor yields the protein MKIRVLIVDDYEPWRRYLSTALATQPGLEIVGEAADGLAAVQKAEELQPHLILLDLVLPELNGIEAARRIRQLSQNSKILFVSMERNPEVVLGALATGAPGYLVKSDAGGQLFLAIKTVLEDKRFVSNSVNL